In Plodia interpunctella isolate USDA-ARS_2022_Savannah chromosome 1, ilPloInte3.2, whole genome shotgun sequence, one DNA window encodes the following:
- the Rnmt gene encoding mRNA cap guanine-N7 methyltransferase: MSSIDNDSKVDYSISSGVNGEKESPSDLDTDAYPRKKPRHDDGDASPNISTENEEHSSFVAAHYNHLEEKGLKERFNSPIFYVRNFNNWVKSVLIQEYTDKVREKDYGRPLKVLDICCGKGGDLSKWQKARVEKVIFADIAAVSVQQCQTRYDDLKKRCGRLYSAEFIAADCTKETLRDKYDDPSIGFDLVSCQFGLHYSFESLAQARRMLTNISECLRPDGYFFGTIPDANEIVSRVKKSPESSFKNRILNIKLLFDTKNGFPLFGAKYDFHLEGVVDCPEFLVNFDLLVKLASEYGLELVYKARFADFYKDHSEKYKQLLQRIICFESYPAPPGKELIGADIEYEHALNFRESMEKKTEQDRIGTMSKCEWEVATIYMAFAFKKQKSYRDSEGKLVYKSSSKE, translated from the exons ATGTCATCAATTGATAATGATAGCAAAGTTGATTACTCAATTTCAAGTGGAGTTAACGGTGAAAAAGAGTCCCCCAGCGACCTCGATACTGACGCGTATCCCAGAAAAAAACCAAGACATGATGATGGCGATGCATCGCCTAACATATCTACAGAAAACGAAGAGCATAGTTCGTTTGTAGCAGCACATTACAATCACTTAGAAGAAAAGGGTTTGAAAGAGAGATTTAATTCTCCTATTTTCTATGTCAGAAACTTCAATAACTGGGTTAAAAGTGTGCTGATACAGGAGTATACAGATAAAGTAAGAGAAAAAGATTATGGGAGACCATTGAAGGTGCTTGATATATGCTGTGGAAAAGGTGGGGATCTCAGCAAGTGGCAAAAAGCTCGTGTAGAAAAAGTGATTTTTGCAGACATTGCAGCAGTCTCAGTTCAGCAATGTCAAACTCGCTATGATGACCTCAAAAAGCGATGTGGTCGGCTATATTCAGCAGAGTTTATTGCAGCAGATTGTACTAAAGAAACATTAAGAGATAAATATGACGATCCTTCAATCGGATTTGACCTTGTTAGCTGTCAGTTTGGATTACATTATAGTTTTGAAAGTTTAGCTCAAGCTCGAAGAATGTTAACTAATATATCAGAATGTTTGAGACCTGATGGCTACTTCTTTGGAACAATACCAGATGCTAACGAAATAGTTTCAAGGGTCAAAAAATCGCCAGAAAGCtcatttaaaaatcgaatcttaaatattaaattactttttgataCTAAAAATGGATTTCCCTTGTTTGGGGCAAAATATGACTTTCACCTTGAAGGAGTTGTTGATTGTCCAGAATTTTTAGTCAATTTTGATTTACTGGTTAAATTGGCATCTGAGTATGGGCTTGAGTTAGTGTACAAAGCTAGATTTGctgatttttataaagatcattctgaaaaatataaacagttaTTGCAAAGAATTATATGCTTTGAAAGCTATCCTGCGCCTCCAGGCAAAGAATTAATTGGTGCAGACATTGAATATGAACATGCACTTAATTTCAGGgaaagtatggagaagaaaaCCGAACAAGATAGAATTGGTACAATGAGCAAGTGTGAATGGGAAGTTGCAA caatATATATGGCATTTGCTTTCAAGAAACAGAAATCATACAGAGATTCAGAAGGGAAATTAGTTTataaatcatcatcaaaaGAATAG